A genomic region of Arvicola amphibius chromosome X, mArvAmp1.2, whole genome shotgun sequence contains the following coding sequences:
- the Rtl4 gene encoding retrotransposon Gag-like protein 4, producing MEKCTESPPTLKAETSLLKGDNLIVPLQMQHPANDNPTFREQVVPVPNTPVMSVPYSGNHLPQFHGKPTSATGFLAQVTTYLTALKVSNPADDARVKHFFDYLSQQMQSCDIVSESNQSNVLKQYENLLLELQQSFGEPMKQEITLPMNVKVDSRDNNQQDATAFQVLAQNLSYSETSQSNNFQKGKAEPTQDEEITDIMSNLPDLVTQCIQLDKKYKDRPELLQSESQVPMFSSTSNHHQSFLSPIGLQSKDEPKQIQGAQLPITPAKRARQQETQLCLYCSQAGHFTRECLAKRSRTPARRKM from the coding sequence ATGGAAAAGTGCACAGAATCACCACCTACCTTAAAGGCAGAGACTTCCTTGTTGAAAGGAGATAATCTGATTGTGCCATTACAAATGCAGCACCCAGCTAATGATAACCCCACTTTCAGAGAGCAAGTTGTGCCTGTTCCGAATACCCCAGTGATGTCTGTACCCTACTCAGGCAACCATCTCCCTCAATTTCATGGTAAGCCAACCAGTGCCACAGGGTTTCTTGCTCAGGTGACTACCTATTTGACAGCTCTCAAGGTTTCCAATCCTGCAGATGATGCCCGAGTCAAGCACTTTTTTGACTACCTATCCCAGCAGATGCAAAGTTGTGACATCGTTTCTGAGTCCAACCAGAGTAATGTATTGAAACAATATGAAAACTTGCTCCTTGAGTTACAGCAGTCATTTGGTGAACCCATGAAACAAGAAATTACCCTGCCTATGAATGTTAAGGTTGACAGTAGAGACAACAATCAGCAGGATGCTACTGCTTTCCAAGTTCTTGCTCAAAATCTGAGTTATAGTGAGACCAGTCAGAGCAACAACTTCCAAAAGGGAAAAGCTGAGCCCACCCAGGATGAAGAAATCACAGATATAATGAGCAATCTACCAGATTTGGTCACTCAGTGCATTCAGCTGgacaaaaaatacaaagacaggCCAGAACTCCTACAGTCAGAAAGTCAGGTTCCAATGTTTTCTTCCACAAGCAATCACCACCAATCCTTTCTCAGCCCCATAGGTCTACAATCCAAGGATGAGCCCAAGCAAATTCAGGGAGCCCAACTGCCCATCACCCCAGCCAAGAGAGCCCGCCAGCAAGAAACTCAGTTATGTCTTTACTGTAGCCAGGCTGGTCATTTCACAAGAGAATGCCTTGCTAAACGTTCTCGAACTCCAGcaaggagaaaaatgtag